The region GCCCGCTACTGTCTGACCTGGGCCATGAAAAACCTCTCTCCTGAGCCGGCGCCCCTTCGGGTTGGAAGCGGTTAGTGCCGCACTCATGTCGGCTCAAGGTGGCACGACCTCTCACTCTGGCATTGAAGTGGCCCGCAGCCGAGAGCGCTTATTGCGCTGTTCCCGCGCACGCGACTGCCCCGCGTTCAAACAATAGCCCATCGTTCTGCCTACCTTCATTAAACATATGCGGTTGTCGAGGAACCTACCCGGACTCCTCCCGTCCGTCTGTCTGCCGCCCACCATATTAACCACCCCGCCGGTTGCCCTGCCATCCGCTGGCTATTTAAACTCCAGCCTCGGTCATAGCTGCAACCATCATTCTTCGCTCCCTTTATCTTCTCCGCACGACGCCTGCCATGGCGTCCCCGAGGTCCAAAGCCATTTGGGACAATCTCTCATCCGAGCAGAAGAAGGAGATCGTCGCCATTGATGCCGGCTGGCAGGGCGGCGATGCAGACGTCCTAGTGGAGAACGTGACAGATGACGAGCTGGTGCCACCCTCCTCACAGTCCATGCCGGCATCACCATGGTCGAGGTCAGTGCTCACTACACGGACATGGTGCTGGAGGAGCGGGAGGCCACGTTCCGGCAGGCGTAGGCCAACCAGGCCTACAACCTCCGCCTCCTCGATGAGCACCGACACGTGGAGGGAGCTACTCGCCGCCGGCATGGCCATCGTGTCGGACGTGGACGTGGCCGAGCAGAAGGCGTTGGTCGACTCCTATTGCACCGCCCATGAAATCCGCCGCGTTCGCCGGCAGTACCGGGAGTATCAGGCGGAGCTAGAAGCGGCCTTCAAGGAGTTCAACGAGGCGGTTGACGAAGTCTACGGCaagagcgatgacgaggaggacgtCGCCAGCTCCGCCAAGCCCGTGCCCCGCCACCACGACCACGAGAACCGGCACGTCCACGGGCGCCGACGACAGCAAAGAAGGCCACCGCTCCTTCGTTTCCACTGAAGCCAAGCTTGGCGGGCTCATCATCGTCAGCCGATTAGCCGCTGGTAGGCTGCGGAGGTGAAGGTGGAGGCGGAGCTTCATTTTTCGAGGCTCATGGCCAACCGGAGATGGGGAACGGGTGCTGGCGGTCATTTTAGGCTAGGATAGAGTCCGGTCTAGTGCAAATATATCAAAAACCATCCGGTTTTATGTAAAAATTATTCAAGTTTCAATGAGATTCATCCAGTTTGTTTAAATATGCACCAAATTTGTTTGGATCGCCGCCGGACGTATGCGGCTGGCTTGGTTGGCCAATTCCTGCATCCNNNNNNNNNNNNNNNNNNNNNNNNNNNNNNNNNNNNNNNNNNNNNNNNNNNNNNNNNNNNNNNNNNNNNNNNNNNNNNNNNNNNNNNNNNNNNNNNNNNNNNNNNNNNNNNNNNNNNNNNNNNNNNNNNNNNNNNNNNNNNNNNNNNNNNNNNNNNNNNNNNNNNNNNNNNNNNNNNNNNNNNNNNNNNNNNNNNNNNNNNNNNNNNNNNNNNNNNNNNNNNNNNNNNNNNNNNNNNNNNNNNNNNNNNNNNNNNNNNNNNNNNNNNNNNNNNNNNNNNNNNNNNNNNNNNNNNNNNNNNNNNNNNNNNNNNNNNNNNNNNNNNNNNNNNNNNNNNNNNNNNNNNNNNNNNNCCGTTAATAGATGCAGTGTCTACTTTACAGACCGGCGTTCAAGATGACCTTAGAACAAAGTAACTTGTCCGGAAGTACCGGAAATTTTTCAACGTTCGGGGAAAAGAACGCGGAGGTATCGGACCAAAAAGGTAGTTGTTTTCTACGGAGGATGCGTGCGAGAGAATCGTCGGGGAGGTCTTCCATGGCTGGCCGGCTACGGGCTTATCAGCCGCGTCCCTTGGGGTTAGGGTTTGGATGTTGCCTGCCTGACCGGCAGTTGCGTCATATAGTCAGGGACGAACGATTTGCTCGGACGAACAGGCCAAGGTTCACACACAAAGCAACTTGGGCATGAAGGTGTACATCAGCATCACATTTTTATTGTTCAAATATAAAATTACAATGGAACTGGCACACACCTATAGATCTCGCACCAGGGTGTCAGGAAAATCAAAAGACATGCTCTACCTAGCAAGATACTAGCAGGATACAGTGATGACGTGAAAGAAAGAAGATGAAGAAACCTAGGCAAGAAAACAATGAACCGATGCCAAGTGGGCACTGAGCTACTTACTAAACAGACGCCGCCGTGCGCTGCACAGAGATAGATGTACACTGATTCCGTCAAGGGTCAGAACTAAGTTAGCTGGTATGCTTGGCCGTGTCACCACGGAGTTTTGTCCCCTGGACCGGCGAGGATAATCTGCGTTCAGCAAGGAAGAAGATCAAGGCATGAGCGATGATGATACCCATGACACGGTCCAACAATACGAATGGTCTGAGCTTACGTTGCAATCGATGGCGAATCTCCGGGCGAGCATGATCGCCGAGTTGCGCTCCCTTGGCGTCTCGAAGCCCAGGACCAAGCTGAGGCCTTCCCTCGGCTGCCAGAACATTGCCTGTGGCGCAGCGTCTCCGCCGCCTCTAACGCCGCATAGCTGAAATTCTCGGATGGAGGATGGACACGGGTTAGGCACATGCCATAGCCAGTAACATAAAACACAGCCAGTGTCTTGTGATGCTGGAAGTGTTGCTAGAGGGTACCTGCATCGACGACGAGTAGAATTCCCTGGCTACTACCGTCGTTCCTTTGGCAAGTCGCATCCGCAGTTTCCCGACGCATAGGACATGGATGGAATCTGTAGGTTGGTAGATTCCGTTCACTTGAAGGACAACAACCTGCCATGAGGGGTAGAATCATGGCACGTTCAAAAACATGACTTGAAGGAAGTAATTCAGTGGATAAGCCTTGTCAAGATAGGATAAATAACTTGCATTATTATGTTCTCCTAGTGCTACAGAAATACGATTCGTCGACATAAGATCAGCAGATGACATGGCAACAGGTAGATTGTGATGGGCACTAAAACAGTTCGGTATAAAATAAGCAAAGAAAAAACTCTGTACAGACTACAGAAATATTAATGGCTAAGGAAGGGGTGATCATACATTGTAGTCGTTTTCAGGATTCCTTACAAGGGTCTCTACATAATCGACCAAACCTGGTGCTGTTCCATGACCAAAGTAATGTTAGCCATGTCATAACCATGAAAGCAGCTTAACTTTGTCAGATAACCATATGCAAACAAACTAACCAGGGTCTAGTGGGCCAGCAGTCTTTGCGACAGAGGTTTGACCACCAAGGTTAACCTCAGCTTGCAGGTACCGCCCTACGTCATGAGGTTCTGGAGCATATGCTAGCTTTGTGGCACCTAAAAATTTCCAGTGGTAACAAATATTTTAAAAAGAATGTTACCTGTAGAAACCAGAGTttttgtaggatgaagatggtcctaCCGGAAATGATTTCCTTCTTGTGTCCCTCAGGCTGTATGCGAAACCATTGTACTGAACTATTCAATAAAGCCACATCATTCTTGACAACTACGCACAGCATTGAGCCTAAGCTTTCGAGACCCTCCAACTCACATGAGGGCACGCCATTTTCCTTAAAACTTTGGTGCAACTCCAACTAAAGATAACAGATCAAGATAATTCTATATAAGTGTAATGAGAGAGACACAAACTGAAGTCACCAAATGCAGAACATGTAAGCCATACCTCTTTTAAAAGATGAGCAGAAATGGAAGATATCTCAGCATATTGATCACGTAGAACATGGATCTCGCTTTTTATGTCCATTGCCTACAAAGGTATTAAAAGGCCCTAAATATATTTGACATTGTATAAAATCCATATAATCACATAAGTATATGCCATATATACACAAAACTACGCGATAAGCCTATGAAGTCTACCTTGCTGGGGCAATGCAGCATCTTCACTCTCCGTGCTTCTTGAACTTTTTCCCTAAGTTCATCCACATCCTTACACATTTCAAACAGAAATAAAATTTAAATGTGCACAGTTCAGCTGGAAATTGAAGGAACTTTACATAAGAAAACGCATCAATCTCTTAACATGCATGGAAGGTATGACAGACAGGAAACTGGGAGCAGTTCAAGGCCAAAAGCACCAACTAATAGAATGAAAAACACGGCAACAAAAATAGAACAGAGAAGTAATGCCCCAAGATAAATGAGTTAGGTTCAGACAAGATTCATTGAATTAAGTGATCGACATTGCATGTTAGAAACATCATGCTGCTGAACCGCAGCAGTTCTGTCTGTGTATAGAGAATGCTTATATCTGTACAAACAGTTGGGCAGGAAGATCATAAAAATTGAAGAAAGTGTCAAAGTACAGCATCTGGACAAGCAAGCAATAAAAGCAAAGTTGGGCAGGAAGATCTGTTGCTGTATGATGCAGTATGTAGAAGGATGCACAGTCAAATTAAAAAAAAATACTACCACTGGTTTTGAACAGAAAAACTGTACAGAAGTCACGgggaggaattgtatatgacataaATAAAAGAATATATAAGGAATACAGATTCAGGCATAAGTTCCAGGTAAGCATGGTACTAAAGTAGagaaaacaagataatatggtgctcATATAATTATATATAATTTACCTGCTTCCCAATTCTTTGTGAACTGTTCTCTTTCTCTTTAAGTACTTTTTGAACTCTTTGTACAGCAGCTCTAGCATTTTCAATCTCCGTGCGGGCATTAGTCCGTTCTTCGTCAACAATTCTCCTAGCATCTTCAGAAGCCTACAAACGATACAGAAAGAGTGATGTGTGAAAATGAAGAAATGGGAATATACCAAGATTAAGCATACTTGATATGGATAAATGATGTTTATAAAAAATACTAAAACGACGCGCCAATCGAAGAGGAATTGGAACATGCTTTACACACAAATCATTGCCAGCATGTTATTTTCTGAACCATGGTAAGAAAATCAGGCAGAACTCCTAAAAATTTGCTGCTCAACAAACCATCAGCAGGCCCCTGAAATTTTGCTGTGCATTTGGAAGAGAAGAGCACCATCTCAAATCTGTAGTACTGTGTGATAGTCTGTTTCTGAAGCCCCAACAAAGGTAAAACTTCAGCTTGGCTTGCTTAATCATGGCAGCTAATTTGCATCTAAAAGAAGGAACTAAGTTTTCCTCCAAAACCAGTAGCAAGCAGGGAAAATACACATGTCATTTGATAGTACATTGTAAACAGAGAACACAGAATGGCTCATGGTACTAAAATGTGCTGACAAAGGTTCATAGAATAAAGATACTTCCAAAGTACAAGGATCAACTCACCAGTTTCAGTGAAGTCGCTATTCTCGTGACCTCGGTTTTCTGCTGAAGCAACTCATTTTCTCTTTTGGACAGCTGAACTGCTAAAATATCCACCTATAGAAAGTATCAAACTATTGAAGTGCTCACAAACAAAGGGACCATTTAGGCATATATATTTAGCTGGAGACTTCTTTTAAGAAACCATAATGGTAAGTTTAGAACACTTGCAGCGTCATTAAAGATACTCTAAAAACACACCAAGGAACAATAATCCTTCACGAGGCTGTAAATATGGTTCAAAAGAAGAAAAACCAACCATAGATACTGATTCCTCGATTTCATCCTTATATTTGCCAGCTACTTGACCTCTCAGTGACTCCAATACACTCTTTAGATTCTTCAGAAGGATGTCTCGCTCCAATAAAGCCACTTGTTTACATTTAACCTGAGAGTTAAAGGCAATGCAATAACTTAAGGTCTGAACTAACTGAACCAATTGCTAAATGAGTGTTCAGGAATCAGGAAGACCCATACCTCGTTAGACAATAATGTGGCAGTACTGAGGCCCTTCTCAAATTTCATTGCGAGCTCGCGGACTGAAAGACGCTGACGCCGATCAAGCAGATCTGCTGTCTCTTTAGCAACAGACTCCTTAAGAGATGGCATTTCTGGCTCATCTGCAAATTTGATGACTATCCCATTCAAACCATTCTTGTAGGTAGGGAATTTATTTCTGATGACGTTTACTGGGCGCAACGGCCCAGACCAGTTGTTCTGACCCTGCGTCTTCCGCCGAAAATCAAGAGTTGATGCCCGAGTCATCGATAAGTAATTCTCACCCCTAATTCCAAAAAGAAAAAGCAAGCGTCAGTATCTCAAAAGATCACTGCTGGACACAATGAATACATCATTGGTGAAAATGGTTCATACATCACCGTTTTCTGTTTTAATGACCCGTCGACAAACATAAAAGATGGAAAAAGGGAACACAAAAAATAACACCAAAATAAAAATTGTCAAACTGCAGCATGGAAGCTAATGAAAAGGCAGAAGCAAGTGGAAGAGTTCTCCCCTCCAAAAGAAAGAGAACAAAAGCCATACAAGTTCATCAAGCCTTGTGCATGTGCTACTACCAACCCTCAAGTGTTGCAGTTATAATCATCGCAAGATCGTACAGAATCACCCACTAAACTCAGGACTACAGACCTGCATTAGAAGCAACTGGAACCAGGAGAACCAACTAACTTTTGCATGAATGTCTTAAATTGCACTAGACAGGACAGCGAGATGAAAGATAGTACAACTCCCCTGTACACTTGCAATGGTCAACGGGAATCATAAGGTTAGTTAACCAAAAAGGACAGCTAAGATGCCTGGAGTGGAGGCTAATGTTGTTAATACGCAGGAGCATAAGGCTGATTCTCGTTACAATCTGTTGAAACAGCCAAATCAAGGAAAAATTCTTCGGTGTCAGTTTAATTGTGTCATCGTGTACATGAACAATTTAACAAAAGCTGCTAATAAATAAAAATACTGACCTTCGAACAGCAATAACAGAAGAAACTGAGTGTGGATTTAGCATCCAGTATTATTAGTTGTTAAAAAATACATGGTGCGTCAAATTTTTGCAATAGCTAGTCCAATTAGTTTCTCGTGGATATAAAATCCACACTCAGTTTCTCGAACTAAAATACATTCTCGGCTTTATAGGACACCTGTAGACTGTCGTGTAAGAGAATTGAAATCTAAGCGCGCCTTGGCTCTTAATTTGCGCCTCTTTTTTGTGCTACTAGTACTAGGTTGTATTGctaaccacccacccacccactccATGGAAAAGCGAGACTGTAATTTgctactgcttcaagacccaatgaACAACATTTGCTTAAAGATTTCGGCAGCTACGCCTCCAACGGAGCACGGACAAAATTATACCGACTTTTgttgaaaagaaaacaaaaagaggaAAAGGCATCACAACGAGAGAGAGAAAAAACACAGAGCAAAAAGAAAAGGCTCTTTCAACCTCCCGTCCCAAGCAGGCGGCGGCTCAAAAACGCCACGAACAACGCTCGAGACAGAGAAAGGGGAGCTGCTTACCGGAGCGCCAACCCTCGCCGAATGCGGCAGCGCCCGGAGTCGGAGCCGGAGCCGTCTGCCCTGCCCAGGTCAAACGGCGCCCCCGGATCTCGCACTCGCCCGCGCTGCTGGCGCGCACATTGGGGGCTCGATTCGGCGAGCGGGGAGCGTTGCGAGGAACGTGGAGCGAATCTGGAGAGACCTTCGCGGTGGGTTTTTGGtgtaataaaaatggagggaggttTATCCCTCTCTGGTCTCTCTGCTCTGCGCGGTCTTCGCTCTCCTCGTGCTCCCTGTCTCCTCGGCTGGCAAGGGAGGAGAGCGGGTGCGAGCTTTGAATTGAATGCCCTCTTTCGAGGGGGGCGGGGATCCTTTCTGCTTCTGTGCACGTTGCCCCCTATGCACATGGACGAAAACTATGCGGGATTGACACGTACCAGGTGCTATGGTACTCCTGTATGGAGCTAATTTGCTGCTGCCACCATTCCAGTTTCAGATAAAAAAATCCTGCTTCGAGCAACTCTAACAGACCCCGCAAAAGTGATAAACTCGTAAAATTTCAGCGAGTATACGGGCTCGATTTAATATTCTGACCAAAACAAAGGCCGTATGCTCGTCCGACCCGTAAAAAGTTTTACCACGGCCCGcaaaccccccacccccacccccctgaCCAGTATATCTACGGGGTGCATTTGCGGGTNNNNNNNNNNNNNNNNNNNNNNNNNNNNNNNNNNNNNNNNNNNNNNNNNNNNNNNNNNNNNNNNNNNNNNNNNNNNNNNNNNNNNNNNNNNNNNNNNNNNNNNNNNNNNNNNNNNNNNNNNNNNNNNNNNNNNNNNNNNNNNNNNNNNNNNNNNNNNNNNNNNNNNNNNNNNNNNNNNNNNNNNNNNNNNNNNNNNNNNNNNNNNNNNNNNNNNNNNNNNNNNNNNNNNNNNNNNNNNNNNNNNNNNNNNNNNNNNNNNNNNNNNNNNNNNNNNNNNNNNNNNNNNNNNNNNNNNNNNNNNNNNNNNNNNNNNNNNNNNNNNNNNNNNNNNNNNNNNNNNNNNNNNNNNNNNNNNNNNNNNNNNNNNNNNNNNNNNNNNNNNNNNNNNNNNNNNNNNNNNNNNNNNNNNNNNNNNNNNNNNNNNNNNNNNNNNNNNNNNNNNNNNNNNNNNNNNNNNNNNNNNNNNNNNNNNNNNNNNNNNNNNNNNNNNNNNNNNNNNNNNNNNNNNNNNNNNNNNNNNNNNNNNNNNNNNNNNNNNNNNNNNNNNNNNNNNNNNNNNNNNNNNNNNNNNNNNNNNNNNNNNNNNNNNNNNNNNNNNNNNNNNNNNNNNNNNNNNNNNNNNNNNNNNNNNNNNNNNNNNNNNNNNNNNNNNNNNNNNCATTTCTCGCCGCCGGTGAGCCACATtccgcctccagccgccatgtggggccgcatgtggagcTCCGGCCGCGGCTTCGGGAGTATCCTCCGGCGCGGGCTACCCCAAGCGCGAGCGGCGTGTCCGCTCGGACGACGCGAGGAAGTGGACGAACCGGGGCCTCTCGTCGCTGCGAGCTTCCGCGTCCGCGAGACGGAGGAATGCGGCCGTCGGCACGAGCGTACG is a window of Triticum dicoccoides isolate Atlit2015 ecotype Zavitan chromosome 2B, WEW_v2.0, whole genome shotgun sequence DNA encoding:
- the LOC119362761 gene encoding stomatal closure-related actin-binding protein 1-like isoform X3 — its product is MTRASTLDFRRKTQGQNNWSGPLRPVNVIRNKFPTYKNGLNGIVIKFADEPEMPSLKESVAKETADLLDRRQRLSVRELAMKFEKGLSTATLLSNEVKCKQVALLERDILLKNLKSVLESLRGQVAGKYKDEIEESVSMVDILAVQLSKRENELLQQKTEVTRIATSLKLASEDARRIVDEERTNARTEIENARAAVQRVQKVLKEKENSSQRIGKQDVDELREKVQEARRVKMLHCPSKAMDIKSEIHVLRDQYAEISSISAHLLKELELHQSFKENGVPSCELEGLESLGSMLCVVVKNDVALLNSSVQWFRIQPEGHKKEIISGATKLAYAPEPHDVGRYLQAEVNLGGQTSVAKTAGPLDPAPGLVDYVETLVRNPENDYNVVVLQVNGIYQPTDSIHVLCVGKLRMRLAKGTTVVAREFYSSSMQLCGVRGGGDAAPQAMFWQPREGLSLVLGFETPRERNSAIMLARRFAIDCNIILAGPGDKTPW
- the LOC119362761 gene encoding stomatal closure-related actin-binding protein 1-like isoform X2, producing MNLGENYLSMTRASTLDFRRKTQGQNNWSGPLRPVNVIRNKFPTYKNGLNGIVIKFADEPEMPSLKESVAKETADLLDRRQRLSVRELAMKFEKGLSTATLLSNEVKCKQVALLERDILLKNLKSVLESLRGQVAGKYKDEIEESVSMVDILAVQLSKRENELLQQKTEVTRIATSLKLASEDARRIVDEERTNARTEIENARAAVQRVQKVLKEKENSSQRIGKQDVDELREKVQEARRVKMLHCPSKAMDIKSEIHVLRDQYAEISSISAHLLKELELHQSFKENGVPSCELEGLESLGSMLCVVVKNDVALLNSSVQWFRIQPEGHKKEIISGATKLAYAPEPHDVGRYLQAEVNLGGQTSVAKTAGPLDPAPGLVDYVETLVRNPENDYNVVVLQVNGIYQPTDSIHVLCVGKLRMRLAKGTTVVAREFYSSSMQLCGVRGGGDAAPQAMFWQPREGLSLVLGFETPRERNSAIMLARRFAIDCNIILAGPGDKTPW
- the LOC119362761 gene encoding stomatal closure-related actin-binding protein 1-like isoform X1; translated protein: MFVDGSLKQKTVMGENYLSMTRASTLDFRRKTQGQNNWSGPLRPVNVIRNKFPTYKNGLNGIVIKFADEPEMPSLKESVAKETADLLDRRQRLSVRELAMKFEKGLSTATLLSNEVKCKQVALLERDILLKNLKSVLESLRGQVAGKYKDEIEESVSMVDILAVQLSKRENELLQQKTEVTRIATSLKLASEDARRIVDEERTNARTEIENARAAVQRVQKVLKEKENSSQRIGKQDVDELREKVQEARRVKMLHCPSKAMDIKSEIHVLRDQYAEISSISAHLLKELELHQSFKENGVPSCELEGLESLGSMLCVVVKNDVALLNSSVQWFRIQPEGHKKEIISGATKLAYAPEPHDVGRYLQAEVNLGGQTSVAKTAGPLDPAPGLVDYVETLVRNPENDYNVVVLQVNGIYQPTDSIHVLCVGKLRMRLAKGTTVVAREFYSSSMQLCGVRGGGDAAPQAMFWQPREGLSLVLGFETPRERNSAIMLARRFAIDCNIILAGPGDKTPW